The genomic window CAGAGATGGCCAAATGCGTACTTTGCTAATCTTGGGTTGTTCACATTAACCGCAGCCCATGCATTAGCCTGTCAACCCCGAAGGGGTAACTACTGACTGGAGACCCGCCTGTACGGTTCGGAGGGAGGGGAGGCGAAAGCCTGCTATTGTCATACATTTAATTATCTGTATTTTAATGAAACGTTATACTATTATGTATGACAACAGAAGCGAGTATAAAAGAGAAGTTGCTGTACGTATGACCTTATTTGAATGAGCGTTTACGCCGGGTTCTTGCCGTGGCAGAAGCAAAACAGATTGGATGTGGGGGGATTTCTTTGGTGAGTCGGGCTAAGAAAGTCTTGATCCGGATGGGTGACTGGTGCGGATTTATAATCCGTAACTGAAAAACCTGAAAATATAGGTGCGGTCAATGGGATGAATGCTTGCCAGACAATAAAATCATTTTGTTTGATAATGCAAAAAATCTGCGATTTTTGCTACAGAAAATCTTTTTCGCTGGACAAAAGCCTTCTAATGGGTGCCCCCCAAGCCCCTCCCTGATGCAACTAACGTTGGAGTTCAGCGGCGGCAATAAAGCGCAGCGGAATTGCCGCCCGGTGGAGCGTTTGGTTGGCGGTCAACTGAATTCGCAAGAAACAAAAAAGTCCATTGTAAACCCAGCAATTCTATTCTTCACTATTCTATATTCGTTAATGCCAGCGTCAGCGAGAAGTGATTTTAAAGTGTTCAGGCTCAAAAGATACATATAATCGCCTGACGCCCACGTTTTTCCTATTAAATTTAAATATTTATCAAATACAATTTTTGGCAAATAATGGAGCAACATCGTGCGTGTATGCACCTCAACTGGAAAATACTTGTTGGGTGTTGTAAAGAATGCTCGCCTGGAAACTCTTTTAATCTCTTTAAGGAAGAGAAGTTGTTTGTCCCGACTTCCAACATGTTCGATTACAGCATTTGACCACGTCACATCGAATGCCTTGTCTTCAAATGGGAATTTCGCGCCATTGTATTGAACACTATTTACGGATGGATAGCGTTCCTTGAACTTAATCGGGGCGTCTATGCCAAGGGCGGTCAACATATTTGGATACGGATAATGTTTCTCTATGTAATTATCTGTACCGCTATATTCATTTTCGCTAAAGCCTATATCTAAAACGCGTAATATAGGGCTTGGAGATATTTCTTTAAGGAAAGCTCGCCACTTTCTGTCACGATTGTACTTCGATACTCGGTGCGCCAATGACATAATTATTTTCTCCTTCTGTTACACCTAACACTGTTGTTAATAAGTTTTGGTTCTTCTCCCAATTAGTCAATAAGAATTGAGAAGAAAATCCTTTAAATCATTGAAAAGAGTGGACATTTGGTGTTTCCTATAGATAGATATATACCGTTCTATAAACTATTTACAGGAGACCAGCAATGTCCACGTTAAGTATATTACCATATTTTCCTTTTCAGCGGGTAAGAATTACGCAGCAAACTGTTTTTCCTGATGCTGAGATATCTCAGCTTACTGCCGTGCCCGATGAACGATTTCGCCCAATATGTCATGCGTGTGGCAGCAAAGCACAGCGCATTTACCGCCATGACAAACGATCTTTGCGGGATCTGAATCCTGGTTCAGTTCGCGTATGGATAAATTGTTCGTATCGTAAGATAGCCTGTGAGTCATGCAATCGAATTGTAGTTGAAGACTTGGGTTTTTTTCAACCCTACAGTCGTGTTACGCATCGTTTAGCAGCGTATATTCACGAATTGTGTAAAGTGTTAACCGTAACCGAAGTTGCAAAACATTTTGGAATTAACTGGAAAACCGTAAAAACCATCGACAAGTTTTTTCTGGAACGACAATACGCGCAGACAGATTATCAGAATCTTCGCATACTGGCGGTAGACGAAATCTCTGTTAAGAAGGGACAGCGCTATTTGACTGTTGTTCTGGACTATCTGAGTGGCCGCGTAGTCTGGGTGGGAAAGGAAAGAACAAAAGAAACGCTGGGAACCTTCTTTGCGGGTATGACAGAGGAACAAAGGCAGGCGCTTGAGGCCATTGCCATGGATATGTGGGATCCTTATATTCATGCAGTAAAAAAGCACGTGCCTCATGTTAAGATAGTCTTTGACCTGTTTCATGTGGTTTCAAGTTTTGGTAAAGTTATTGACAAGGTGCGAAATGCTGAATACCAAAAAGGGTTCAAAATATCTTTTGTTAAAAAACAAACGAAATATTCGCAGGAAAAAACATCGAGAACATCTCAAACAGCTCTTGTCGCTTAATGAAACCATAAATACCGTTCTGATTCTTAAAGATAAGCTCAAACATATTTGGACCTATACCTCACGGACGTGGGCGAGAAAAGCCATTGATGAATGGAGCCTCCTGGCGAAAACGCTCAACTATTCTGTCGTGAATACGTTTGCAAATATGCTTACAAAATACAGCTACGGAATCTTGAATCACTGCGATTATAAAATTCATACCAGTAAACTCGAAGGGGTTAATAATAAGATCAAAGTTATCAAAAGAAAAGCTTATGGATTTCATGACGAACGGTACTTTTCATTAAAAATTATACAAGCTTTTGCAAACTAATTGGGAGAAGAACCTATTAATCGTCTCATAATAGAACACACATTAAGCTGTCCGTTTAGCGCTTCAATATTGGAGAAGGAAAGCATACGACGAATCAATACAATTATGAGGCCCTTAATAAGTTTTCTATACTTATGCAAAAAGGCATAGTGCATGTCAAGCAAAAAACATTTATGTCAGGGTAACGTCAAAATCAGAACAACCAATACCGAGGGAATACGGAGGCGGGTGAAAGAAAAGGGAAAATGAGCGAAGAGATAAAAAAGAGGGAAAAATGTTTGAAAGAGACAAGGGAGTTCTCCTAAGTCTTAAAAAGATAGGAGAAAGACGATGGAAAAAGATAACCAAAGAGGAATTATAAGCGAAAGAGTCTCAAGGCGAGGTAAGGTTTATAGGGTATCATTCTGAGCGTTTTTGCAAGGGAAGCCTTTGTCAGAAGATGAAGGATACTGATAATGCCGTTTCTTAGGGTAGCAAAGACCCGTGGTGCGTGAGTGGAATGGTCTTCGCGAAAAGTGACGTCACGAACATAGTGGAGGCTGTTTTCAATGCTCCAGTGATTGCGGTTAACCCGACTTTCGCAATTCGAGGGGTATGCAACCCGCTAAGCCAGTAAAATCAAGGGGTCATGCAAAAAGGTCGGCACTATAGACCGACCTGTCCGGATGCGTAAACCTTGGGCGGCGGTTGTTCTGAAAGCGTTAATCCCAATTGTGCCAAAAGAAGTAAAACGTCCTTCTCCAGCAGGGTATAACGGCTCATGACAATATGACGGTCATCCGTGATCGGTAAATGAACGTTTATCATTTGAATGCCCGACAGTTTTTCCAAAATCGCTTCAGACGTCAGCCCGCCGGCCCGTCCTCGCGCAAGATTTCGCAGTGGCGTGTGGAGACAAAAGGCCAAAAAGGAAACAAAGATATGGGCTTCAATTCTCCGTTCCAATTGGTGCCATAGGGGGCGGAGGGAAAGAGACCCCTTTAAGTCCTTAAATGTCTGTTCTATCCGCGTCAACAGCAAATAGTTTTCCCAGACGGTTTCTGGTGCGGTGGCTTGCCTGTTGGAACGAAGCAAACAACGCCCCCGCACCCGATATGCCTGCCTCAGGCGTTCCCCGATCCAAACTGAACCGGAAGGCATTCTCGTTGATCGATTCCTGCGGTTTGGGAATGAAGATCGTGACCAGCCTGAAGTCTCGTCCGGCTTCCTTCGTTAATGTGTCAATATGTATGAAGCTCACAGGGCATTGAACAAATCTGATATTTCCTGGCTGCTCAATGCCCGATTATAAATGCCTAATTCGTCAACGAGACCGCTGAAATAAGACCCGTTGAAATTTCCATCTCTGCCTATTGCAATTCCACCTGCTGTATAGCAAATAGTTCCTGCAGATGCGGAGGCAACCTGAACACTATCAATGTATAACCTGACTCTGGAACCATCATAAACGCCAACTGCATGGTGCCATGCATTGTCGTTATAGGCAATCGGAGAGATTGCTCTAAATAAGGTTGCAGCAGAGTTATAAATCCAGAAAGAAATCCTTCCGGAAGACCGAACTTCGAGGCCGTATCCATACGGTCGTTTACGAAGGATTATCCCATTGCTGTCTGTGGTCTTAAACCATACAGAGACGGAAACCGTGTTTGGCTGAAGAGATAACGGGTCGCCAAGATTGACATAATCGTTAGCGCCGTCAAAACTTAATCCGTCTCCGCTCCTTCCTGTGGTCCAACTGGCTCCATAGATTGTTCCGTTATTGCCATTGCCTGATGAGTCAGTAGCAATCGTTCCGCTTTCCTCATTGAAATTGTAGAGGGCAGTTGCATCCATGGTGGTTTGTGGAATGCTCACGGTTATAGTATCGCTAT from Candidatus Brocadia sp. includes these protein-coding regions:
- a CDS encoding class I SAM-dependent methyltransferase, translating into MSLAHRVSKYNRDRKWRAFLKEISPSPILRVLDIGFSENEYSGTDNYIEKHYPYPNMLTALGIDAPIKFKERYPSVNSVQYNGAKFPFEDKAFDVTWSNAVIEHVGSRDKQLLFLKEIKRVSRRAFFTTPNKYFPVEVHTRTMLLHYLPKIVFDKYLNLIGKTWASGDYMYLLSLNTLKSLLADAGINEYRIVKNRIAGFTMDFFVSCEFS